A window from Prinia subflava isolate CZ2003 ecotype Zambia chromosome Z, Cam_Psub_1.2, whole genome shotgun sequence encodes these proteins:
- the NUP155 gene encoding nuclear pore complex protein Nup155 — MPAATSPAAPAAQEALEIAGRIIDRQIQDDRCYPDLSELLAVPAPGSPTVSGMSDMDYPLQGPGLLSIPNLPEISSVRRVPLPPELVEQFGHMQCNCMMGVFPEISRAWLTIDSDIFLWNYEDGGDLAYFDGLSETILAVGLVKPKAGIFQPHVRHLLVLATPVDIVILGLHCSNIQSGTGSLNDSMSGGMQLLPDPLYSLPTDNTYILAITSTDNGRIFLAGKDGCLYEVAYQAEAGWFSQRCRKINHSKSALSFLIPSLLQFTFSEDDPVVQIAIDNSRNILYTRSEKGVLQVYDLGQDGQGMTRVTSLSQNAIVSAAGSIARTIDRSVFKPIIQIAVIENSESIDCQLLAITHAGVRLYFSTSQFKHPTARPSMLTLVHVRLPPGFSASSNVEKPAKVHRALYSKGVLLMAASENEDNDILWCVNHDSFPFQKPMMETQMTTRVDGHSWALSAIDEFKVQKIVTPLNKDIIPITDSPVVVQQHMLPPKKFVLLSAQGSFMFHKLRPVDQLRHLLVSNTGGDGEEIERFFKLHQEDQACATCLILACSNAAYDREVSAWATRAFFRYGGEAQMRFPSALPPPSNVGPILGSPVSPGSPLTVDSPYSNPSILASGQGLQPPAMSTPMFPPGNSMSHPGTSISGMMGPEIVFSGRHNGICIYFARIIGNIWDGSIVVERVFKSGNREVVAIESSVPSHMLECVLQELKGLQEFLDRNSQFATVGALGNPSFSTPANLQQRLLGFMRPDGGSSQQVQQELQRKYHAEAQLTEKTSLQGIQQLVRKTCQALALWKLLCEHQFSVAVGELQKELQEQLKITAFKDLVIRDRELTGALIASLINCYIRDNAAVDGIIAHLQDICPLLYSTDDAVCSKANELLQRSRQAQSKMEKEKMLRESLKEYQKISNQVDLANVCAQYRQVRFYEGVVELSLTAAEKKDPQGLGLHFYKNGEPEEDVVGLQAFQERLNSYKCITDTLQELVNQSKAAPQSPSVPKKPGPPVLSSDPNMLSNEEAGHHFEQMLKLAQRSTDELFSIALYNWLIQADLADKLLQVTAPFLEPYLVRMTKIDQNKVRYMDLLWRYFEKNRNFSNAARVLAKLADLHSTEISLQQRLEYIARAILSAKSSTAISSLAADGEFLHELEEKMEVARIQLQIQETLQRQYSHHSSVQDAISQLDAELMDITKLYGEFADPFKLSECKLAIIHCAGHSDPILVQTLWQEVIEKELSDSVSLSPADRMQALCLKLALLGKIYAGTPRYFPLDFLVQFLEQQVCTLNWDVGFVTYTMQEIGVPLPKLLEVYDQLFKARDPYWSRMKKPLHLLECIHVLLSGYVQDPSRVPMRRRFTNACLDAVSCYLVELQSMSPTLMVQTTIGNFKSLQAKLERLH; from the exons ATGCCAGCCGCCACGAGCCCGGCCGCGCCCGCTGCGCAGGAGGCGCTGGAGATCGCCGGCCGCATCATCGACCGGCAGATCCAGGACGATCGCTGCTACCCGGACCTGTCGGAGCTGCTGGCGGTGCCGGCACCGG GTAGCCCAACTGTATCTGGTATGTCGGATATGGATTACCCTTTACAAGGACCAGGTCTGCTGTCAATACCCAATCTTCCGGAAATCAGCTCAGTCCGCCGAGTCCCACTTCCACCAGAGCTAGTGGAGCAGTTTGGAC ATATGCAGTGCAATTGTATGATGGGAGTATTTCCAGAGATCAGCAGAGCTTGGCTGACCATTGACAGTGACATCTTTTTGTGGAACTATGAAGATGG AGGAGATCTGGCTTATTTTGATGGCCTCAGCGAAACTATTCTTGCAGTGGGCCTTGTAAAGCCAAAAGCAG gtATCTTCCAGCCTCATGTACGACACTTACTTGTTCTGGCTACTCCTGTAGATATTGTGATTTTAGGGCTTCATTGTTCTAATATACAGTCAG GTACTGGATCGCTCAATGACAGCATGTCTGGAGGAATGCAGCTGCTACCAGATCCTCTGTATTCACTCCCTACTGATAACACCTACATCCTGGCAATCACATCCACTGATAACGGGAGGATCTTTCTGGCAGGAAAAGATGGCTGCTTATATGAAGTAGCATATCAG GCTGAAGCAGGCTGGTTTAGCCAGCGCTGTAGAAAAATTAATCATTCGAAGAGTGCGCTGTCTTTTCTTATTCCTTCATTACTACAGTTCACATTCTCAGAGGATG ATCCCGTAGTTCAAATTGCCATTGACAACTCTCGAAATATCTTGTACACTCGCTCAGAAAAAGGAGTCTTGCAA GTTTATGATTTGGGCCAAGATGGTCAAGGAATGACCAGAGTTACTTCTCTTTCACAAAATGCAAttgtttctgctgcagggaGTATTGCCAG aacaatTGATCGTTCTGTATTTAAGCCTATTATTCAAATAGCGGTGATTGAAAATTCTGAATCCATAGACTGTCAACTACTAGCAATCACACATGCAG GTGTGCGACTATACTTTAGTACATCACAATTTAAACATCCAACAGCTCGTCCTTCCATGTTAACTTTGGTCCATGTCCGTTTGCCACCTGGATTTTCAGCTTCTTCGAATGTAGAGAAGCCTGCAAAGGTTCACAGAGCTCTTTATAGCAAAG GGGTCTTGTTAATGGCAGcttcagaaaatgaagataATGACATCTTGTGGTGTGTCAATCATGattctttcccttttcaaaaGCCAATGATGGAAACGCAG ATGACAACCCGTGTTGATGGACATTCCTGGGCTCTTTCTGCTATTGATGAATTTAAAGTTCAGAAGATTGTAACACCACTAAATAAAGACATTATTCCCATAACTGATTCACCTGTTGTTGTGCAGCAACACATGCTGCCACCTAAGAAGTTTGTTCTGCTTTCAGCCCAG GGAAGCTTTATGTTTCATAAACTCAGACCTGTTGATCAGCTGCGGCATCTGCTTGTGAGCAATACAGGTGGAGATGGAGAAGAGATTGAGAGATTTTTCAAGTTGCATCAG GAGGATCAGGCCTGTGCCACTTGCCTTATTTTGGCCTGTTCTAATGCTGCATATGATAGAGAAGTATCTGCCTGGGCTACTCGAGCATTCTTCAG GTATGGTGGAGAAGCACAAATGAGATTTCCatcagctctgcctcctcccagcaACGTTGGACCTATTTTGGGTTCTCCTGTTTCTCCAG GTTCCCCTTTGACTGTTGATAGTCCATATTCTAATCCTAGCATTTTGGCATCTGGGCAAG GTTTACAACCTCCTGCTATGTCAACTCCCATGTTTCCTCCTGGAAATTCCATGTCTCACCCTGGTACATCCATTAGTGGAATGATGGGTCCTGAGATAGTGTTTTCTGGAAGACACAATGGCATCTGCATATACTTTGCCCGGATTATAGG aaatatttggGATGGCAGTATAGTTGTGGAGAGAGTTTTCAAAAGTGGCAATCGAGAAGTAGTTGCA ATAGAAAGCAGTGTTCCATCCCATATGCTGGAATGTGTGCTGCAAGAATTAAAAGGTTTACAAGAATTTTTGGATAGAAATTCACAGTTTGCTACAGTAGGAGCACTTGGAAACCCAAG TTTCAGCACACCAGCCAATCTACAACAGAGACTCTTGGGTTTTATGCGGCCTGATGGTGGAAGTTCTCAGCAAGTCCAGCAAGAACTCCAAAGGAAATATCATG CTGAGGCACAGCTAACGGAGAAGACCTCGCTTCAAGGCATCCAGCAGCTTGTTCGCAAAACCTGCCAGGCACTGGCTTTGTGGAAGTTGCTATGTGAGCACCAATTCAGTGTTGCTGTAGGTGAGCTTCAGAAG GAACTTCAAGAACAGCTAAAGATAACTGCTTTTAAAGACTTGGTGATTAGAGATAGAGAGTTGACTGGAGCACTCATTGCCTCTCTTATAAACTGTTACATCAGAGATAATGCGGCTGTGGATGGAATAATTGCCCATTTGCAAGATATCTGTCCTCTTCTTTATAGCACTGATGATGCTGTGTGTTCAAAG GCAAATGAACTTCTTCAGCGGTCTCGACAAGCtcaaagcaaaatggaaaaagagaagatgcTGAGGGAGTCACTGAAAGAGTACCAGAAGATCAGCAATCAAGTAGACCTTGCTAATGTTTGTGCACAGTACAGGCAGG TGCGTTTCTATGAGGGAGTAGTAGAGCTCTCTCTTACAGCTGCTGAAAAGAAAGATCCCCAAGGTCTTGGCCTTCATTTCTATAAAAATGGAGAACCAGAAGAAGATGTTGTTGGACTCCAAGCTTTTCAAGAAAG GTTGAACAGCTACAAGTGTATCACTGACACCCTTCAAGAGTTAGTGAATCAAAGTAAAGCTGCTCCTCAGTCTCCCAGTGTACCCAAAAAGCCAGGTCCTCCGGTGCTGTCATCTGACCCCAACATGTTAAGCAATGAAGAAGCTGGACACCAT TTTGAACAAATGCTGAAGCTGGCTCAGCGTTCAACAGATGAACTCTTCAGTATTGCACTTTACAATTGGTTGATACAAGCTGACTTGGCGGACAAGCTGTTACAG GTTACTGCCCCCTTTTTGGAACCCTACCTGGTGCGGATGACCAAGATTGACCAAAACAAAGTCCGCTATATGGATTTACTCTGGAGATACtttgaaaagaacagaaattttaGTAATGCTGCCAGAGTCTTGGCTAAGTTGGCTGACCTCCATAG CACAGAAATTTCTCTTCAGCAACGTCTTGAATACATTGCACGTGCCATTTTGAGTGCCAAAAGTTCCACTGCCATATCCTCTTTAGCTGCAGATGGTGAATTCCTACATGAACtagaagagaaaatggaa GTTGCAAGAATCCAGCTTCAAATACAAGAAACATTACAGCGGCAGTATTCCCATCATTCTTCAGTACAAGATGCAATCTCCCAGCTTGATGCTGAGCTGATGGATATAACTAAG ctgtatGGAGAATTTGCTGACCCTTTTAAGCTCTCGGAGTGTAAGCTTGCAATTATACACTGTGCAGGTCATTCTGATCCTATCTTGGTGCAAACTCTCTGGCAAGAAGTCATTGAAAAAG AGCTGAGCGACAGTGTATCTCTGAGCCCTGCTGACAGAATGCAAGCGCTTTGTCTGAAGCTGGCATTGCTTGGGAAGATCTATGCTGGCACACCTCGCTACTTTCCTTTAG ATTTTCTAGTGCAGTTTCTAGAGCAACAAGTCTGCACTTTGAACTGGGATGTAGGTTTTGTAA